From a region of the Spelaeicoccus albus genome:
- a CDS encoding alpha/beta fold hydrolase has product MDVARGGRWHFGLFMTREVPELLLDGHEREFFGWWFDHLAANHEPFTADVLDEIAAAYTGREALRCGFEHYRTLLEDGRANRSWTEAGGNLTVPTMTIGGELAVGRRLGDNLRAVTHDLTTVTLKASGHFVSEEQPEQLLHELVPFMSTTTPAPITEAEAKQRCTGGNRDQHEPCGGQVL; this is encoded by the coding sequence ATGGACGTGGCCCGGGGCGGGCGTTGGCATTTCGGGCTTTTCATGACCCGTGAGGTGCCTGAATTGCTACTCGACGGACATGAACGGGAGTTCTTCGGCTGGTGGTTCGATCACCTTGCCGCCAATCACGAGCCGTTTACGGCCGACGTCCTCGACGAGATCGCCGCCGCCTACACCGGACGGGAGGCGCTGCGCTGCGGTTTCGAGCATTACCGCACGCTGCTCGAGGACGGTCGCGCCAACCGCAGCTGGACTGAGGCTGGGGGAAACCTGACGGTACCGACCATGACCATCGGGGGTGAACTCGCTGTCGGTAGGCGCCTTGGCGACAACCTACGTGCCGTCACGCACGACCTCACCACTGTGACACTGAAGGCCAGTGGCCATTTCGTTTCGGAGGAACAGCCCGAGCAACTGTTGCACGAACTGGTGCCGTTCATGTCAACGACGACGCCCGCCCCGATCACCGAGGCAGAAGCGAAGCAACGCTGCACCGGCGGCAACCGTGATCAGCACGAGCCATGTGGCGGACAAGTCCTTTGA
- a CDS encoding alpha/beta fold hydrolase has product MNVTDDYIDEKIPTGFVRRRAEVNDVELSYLIGGDGPPVVLLHGWPQTALAWRFLLSPLAHAGYTVVAPDLRGAGNSQRAAHGYDKDNQSDDIRSLMRHLGIRDKVRVVGHDIGGMIAFSWARRH; this is encoded by the coding sequence ATGAACGTGACCGACGATTACATCGACGAAAAAATACCCACCGGATTCGTGCGCCGTCGCGCCGAAGTGAATGATGTTGAGCTCAGCTACCTGATCGGCGGCGACGGTCCGCCGGTGGTGTTGCTGCACGGCTGGCCCCAGACAGCTCTCGCGTGGCGCTTCCTGCTGAGCCCGCTCGCTCACGCGGGATACACGGTGGTCGCCCCGGACCTGCGAGGGGCGGGGAACTCGCAACGTGCCGCGCACGGATACGACAAAGACAATCAGAGTGACGACATTCGTAGTCTGATGCGTCACTTGGGAATACGGGACAAGGTTCGCGTGGTCGGCCACGACATCGGCGGCATGATCGCTTTCTCGTGGGCGCGGCGCCACTAG
- a CDS encoding nitroreductase/quinone reductase family protein, producing MTEFNDRIIEEFRARNGRVDSAGFGSNLILLHTRGSRTGLERVNPALSLKDGDGWLVVASAKGAARDPAWAVNLRAHPQATIEAPIDGEIHTISVRAEELAGEEYEPAFSRFVKRSAAFTTYRQRAGRRLPVIRLTPHTHTERSAQLPAPGGIAAEDPQRDITVRRPGTDESLPHYGVVGDNYTMLLGREDTDGRYALIDMHVPPGGGPPPHRHDFEEMFFVLEGRIDVTFRGETTTISAGEVVNIPARSPHFFHNSSQADARMLCMVSPPGLDEYFSQWGQPLPSRTSVPTLSPAEMEATLDSAIQLGPRYAIENLPTD from the coding sequence ATGACTGAATTCAACGACCGCATCATCGAAGAGTTTCGCGCCCGCAATGGCCGAGTCGACTCCGCCGGCTTCGGCTCGAACTTGATACTCCTCCACACCCGTGGATCCCGTACCGGCCTGGAACGAGTCAACCCGGCTCTGTCACTGAAAGACGGCGATGGCTGGCTCGTCGTCGCCTCGGCCAAGGGCGCGGCGCGAGACCCGGCTTGGGCAGTCAACCTCCGCGCGCACCCGCAGGCCACGATCGAAGCCCCGATCGATGGGGAGATCCACACAATCTCGGTCCGCGCAGAAGAACTCGCCGGCGAGGAATATGAACCCGCGTTCTCTCGGTTCGTCAAGCGATCGGCAGCGTTCACGACTTATCGGCAACGCGCCGGACGCCGACTGCCCGTCATCAGGCTGACGCCGCACACGCACACCGAACGATCGGCCCAGCTGCCGGCGCCGGGCGGCATCGCCGCCGAGGATCCGCAACGCGACATCACCGTCCGGCGCCCGGGCACCGACGAAAGTCTGCCGCACTACGGGGTTGTGGGCGATAACTACACCATGCTGCTCGGCAGGGAAGACACTGACGGGCGCTATGCACTGATCGACATGCACGTGCCGCCCGGCGGGGGCCCGCCTCCACACCGGCACGACTTCGAGGAGATGTTCTTCGTACTCGAGGGCCGCATCGACGTCACTTTTCGCGGCGAAACAACCACCATCTCAGCGGGCGAAGTCGTCAACATCCCGGCGCGTTCACCCCACTTCTTCCACAACTCGTCGCAGGCCGATGCGCGCATGCTGTGCATGGTTTCCCCGCCGGGACTCGACGAATACTTCAGCCAGTGGGGACAACCGCTCCCCTCCCGCACTTCCGTCCCCACCCTGAGCCCCGCCGAAATGGAGGCGACGCTCGACTCAGCCATCCAGCTGGGCCCCCGGTACGCCATCGAAAACCTCCCGACCGACTGA